Below is a window of Manis javanica isolate MJ-LG chromosome 2, MJ_LKY, whole genome shotgun sequence DNA.
cggTTCACAGCGGTGGGAACAGAAACAACAGCCGCTTAGgaaatcatttttattctaatGGTGATGATAAATCCGATGATGCTCTGATGGCAAGGGGAAGTACAAGCTCCAGTCGGGCCCCTATTGTAAGGATTGTGTGAGGAATGAGAATCACCGCGCGCCAACACCAGAGGGCACAAGGCAAGGCGATCGACCAGCGCGCTCCTTCTGGTCCAGGACCCAGCGGGTTAAGATCAACGAGAGCGAGCCTGCTCCGTTTCCTAGAGAGGCTCGGGCCAAGCCGGGGAGGCGGGGAAATTTCCCATTTCCGTGCGCCGGGTTTGCGAGTGTGGGATCCTCGGGTGGTGGGGTCAGAGGGAGCCGAGGCTCCTTCCTCCAGGAGCGCTGGGCCTGCTGGGGGTGCAGGGCGCCTTTTGGGTAGCGCCCAGAACAGTGAGTTCCTTTTCGGGGGGAAGCGGGCCGAGGGCTGCGGGCAGGAGGAGTGGAAGCCGCAGCGCCCAGGCTGCGGTGTCCGCCCGGAGGGGGAGCCCCTGCTGCGAGCGGCGCTGACCCAGCCTCTCCCGTCGCGAGGCCGCCGCGCCCCCCGCGCCTGCGGGGTCCCTAAAGGATCTTGTGGGCTGGTTCTGGTCTCTTGGAACTTACCCCGCAGTGTACCCCAGTTGTGCTCCCTGTCAACAGTTCTTAAAGCTAAGTTTCAGGCAGTGCATCTTTGGAAGACTTTCTCATCCCAAGCATGGCCCCATCCTATTCACTCTTTGCTTTAAGACACTGCAAGCAGCCCTTCTCTGTGGAATGACAGCCTTTTAATACTGTTAATGGCCTTGAGTAGGCTACCGTTCTGCTGAGCCACTGTTCCTGGGGGTTCATCTACTACCAAAAGTAATGGTTTCTTAGGGAAAATGATGGCGCTGCTTCCTTTGTAAAGACTTCCATGGAAACGTGTAACTCAGGGAGCGGAACATTATTCCATTCgaacacttaaaaaattaatatgtatagttctttatttttttttatcctacTCAAAACACTGGGGATATTTGTGATTTAGACTAGTTTCACCTTTTCCTATAACAAATCCCTAGTTGCTGAGGGTGCTTAGGGAATGCCAGCCCCCTTTGACATAAAGTCTTGGAATATAAATCTGTTTTCTAGAAAGCCAGTCAAAATATTCCAAAGTAAGGGTCCTCTTAAGGATCATTTGCAGTTTGGGTTTATTCCACGCTCTGTTTCCTGCTCTGAGTTTACTGTAATAGATAAGAGTGTGAAAGACGATGTCCAAACAGGCCTGGGACTGAGTACTACTGTCCCACTTTCTGGCCCTGTGCCCTTGGGAAAGTTTCTAATGTCTTTTTTGCTCATCTAATGCTGGTTATTGTTCATACACCTCTGAaggctgttgtgagaattaaatgagaaatacaCATATTTAGTTCAGTGGCTGGCACATGAGAAGCAGTAATAGGgtgaaaatgataaatatacctttttttgtttgttttccgtATGTGTGCCTTTATGTATCCTTTTAGACTCTCATTTTTCCTGTATTATGTTAGTCTTTTTATCCTGAAATGGATGTCAAGTCCATATATTGCCTTTCAGTGATAGATCACATTTTTCAGTCTCTTAAAGTAGGTCAGAGATTGTAGTTAGCTACAGAAGATAAAGTTTAGACTTAAAGAcatattgtgattatgaatttagagagagacaaggaaaagatCCTTCATTAGCCTCCCTTTTGTATTTAGGGGTTATTGGCTGTGGTTATTCCAGCCCTCTTTTGTCCTAATTTCTTGTTATATAAATCTTAACTTTTGAAACTGACAAAGTTTTTGTTCTCCTTCACGGATGAAGTTATTCTTTCTATACAGTGTGCTTTCTCTGTAGCTGCTATTTATAGTGGCGTATTGATTCTTTAAAGTCTTTTTGGTGCTTTATCCACAAAACAAATTTGTTTCTTCAATTATAAATGTTTTTGATCTCTGAGTGGACAGTGAATATTAGCATTCCAGTTTTGAAGCTTGATGCACAGACTTTAATGtgaaattgaattttttattgttatttccttAGAAAAGGTAAATCGGATTAACCCTTAATTCTAAACACTTGGCATCTGAGATAAGATTTTCTAAAAGGACTTCTAAAGACTGGGTTTCTTATTTTTAGGATGGTTCACAAACCATTATGTGCCTACAATTGTTATGTTACAAtggttgggaaggaaggaaggaaggaagaataaattttaacaaatgcctGCAAACCTAACCTCTTTCCCTCCACAGGATTTGTGATCCCTAACCTGGCTGTGAGCACTGTgatggagaaagaacaaaaactATTGGTCTCAGATTCTAATGGCTTCATGGAAAGGGAGAGTTTGAAAAGCCCTTTTACAGGTGAGGGGTCAAGAAGATGATCTGAATCCTTTGGAGATTCATCTTAAGATGTGCTACAGAGTGCATAGAAAGACTAGAACATTAGAATGAGAGAAACTTTAATCTGAGTCCCAGCTGTGTCACTTACAAGCTATATTAACTCTTACAACCTCacttttttcatctttaagtgAATCTTAATATCTGTCTCACATATTTTTCGGGATTAATGAGATACCAtgtacaaatttatttatttcttaataaataatgGGCATGATTGTTATTTCTATATTTGCTCAGATTTTAACTAAGGTATTGTCTGTTTTTCATCTCAGAAGGTAGCCTATTCAGTTTCTCCCCTAGTTCagatccctttttttcttttcagtcttctAATAAAGTTTAAGGAAACTATTTTTAGATTGGTATCCCCCTTGGCAATTGCTGACAACCCTACAAAACTTCATTAGTATTGTTACTAAGTATAAAAAATTCACCTGCTTCTGAGgaacacagactaaaagaagtaaaaactagctttaaaataataaacataaaataatttatgaagctCTGCTTTGTTATTTCCTCTCCTCTGTTGCAACTTAGAATTTCCTTCCCCTGGCAGAGATTAGGGAATATGTTAGAATATTTGTTTACTCTTGcaggaaatgaaaggaaggataatTTGGAAACCATTCAACACAGTAACTCTAAAGGAGATCAACTTAAAGAGAGAGTTGCAAAATGGTCTAAAAGAGATGACCCACAAAATTGTAAGCAGGACAATACAAAAGAAATTCCATTGATGTGGTCCCAAAGAGATGAGATTTGGTGTGATGATTCCTATGAGAACAATGACAACCCACAGAATCAAGGAAATTCAACAGGAAAAGTGGAGGAGAAACCCAATCACTGGGGATGGGACCCAGAACACTGCATTGCCTCTGTCCAGCAGAACTCATCTTTCAGAGACAAACCTTACAAATGTTCCGAATGTTGGAAAAGTTTCAATAATAGTTCTCATTTGCGTACACACCAGAGGACCCACTCAGGAGAAAAACCTTATAAATGCTCTGAGTGTGGGAAATGCTTTAGTAACAGCTCTCACCTGATTCAGCATCTGAGAACAcacacaggagagaagccctACCGGTGTGGAGAATGTGGGAAAAGCTTCAGCAATACCTCACATCTTATTATTCATGAAAGAactcacacaggagagaaaccctataaGTGTCCTGAGTGTGGGAAGAGTTTCAGTAGCAGTTCTCACCTCATTCAGCATCATAGGTCACATACAGGTGAAAAACCATATGAATGTCCTGTTTGTGGAAAATGCTTCAGCCATAGTTATGTCCTAATAGAACATCAGAGGATCCACACTGGAGAAAAACCTTATAAGTGCCCCAACTGTGGGAAAAGTTTTAGTCAGAGTTCCAGCCTGATTCGCCACCAGCGGACACACACAGGTGAGAAGCCCTACAAATGTCTTGAGTGTGGAAAAAGCTTTGGTTGTAATTCTACTCTAATAAAGCATGAGAGAATACATACAGGAGAAAAACCCTATCAATGTACAGAATGTGGGAAGAAATTCAGTCGAAGTTCAAGCCTTATTACACACCGGAAAACGCACAtaggagagaaaccctatgaaaGTTCTGAATTTGAAGAAAGTTTGAGTCAAAATGGCAATATGATAGGAGAATGCAGAATCCAGCCAGGAGAGAAGCCATATAAATGTTGTGAATGTGGAAAGAGCTTTGGCCTCAGCTCCCATCTCATTAGACATCAGAGAACACATACAGGAGAAAAACCTTACAGATGTTCTGAGTGTTGGAAAACTTTTAGTCAGAGTTCCACATTGGTGATTCACCAAAGGactcacacaggagagaaaccttataAATGTCCTGATTGTGGTGAATGCTTCAGTCAAAGCTTTAACCTTATCAGGCACCGGAGGACACACCTAGGAGAAAAACCTTATAAATGTACTGACTGTGAGAAATGTTTCAGCAGAAGTGCCTACCTCAATCAGCATCGGAAAATTCACATAGAAAAGCCTTCTGAGTCTCCTGAAGTTGAAGATTTTCCTCATAAATGGACTTGGAAAAACTGTTTAGGGGGAATGGccctcatttcttcattttcagttcccaatttttcttcctcttgagtGCCAAAagcctgtttttttccccctttttttattGGACCATGACAATTAAGGTGTTCTCTGATCATGGTGCTACGAAGTTTAGCGGATGGGAAGGCCCAGATCACCAGGTCATTGGATCTGCCCAGGGAGAGTACTGCCGCAGATGgaggagattttatttttttatttttaaggaagatAGGAATAGCTTCAAAGGAAAAACATGAGAAATCCTGGGAGTGAAGACACCTGAGAGCTTGAAGCTGAGATTGCCATTGAATTCCCTTATTTCCATATGCCTGATTTGGTGGCAATAAATCATTACCACTCAGGGATTTACTCAGAGAAAGATTCTTTTTGAACAAATAATGTGATTTCCTGGCTGTTTTGTTGTGTCTTAAAGAAatgagtgtttttttaaaaaatgcatttttatttgctgaaaatTAATATCTAGAACTGCATTGTCCAATGatagttatttaaatttaaatttacattaagaTCAAAAGAGATTTAAAATCCAGTTCCTTATTTGTACTAGTCACATATGACTAGTGGCTGCTTTATTGGATATCACAAAAAGGTTTTTCTTTCAAGGTCATCGTTCTTGGCAGATTCATAAAAATTTCCTATAAGACTGTATGAAATGTGCTGTGGTGTTTCTGGTTTCCAAGAGGAATTGCAATATAGTGTAGAAATAGGCTAGAGTTTTGAAGGCACTGGGTCTAGAGATTGGCTATTCTAAtaattgtatattttatgttCAACCCATCTTGGTTATCTAGTGATACCCCGTTGTCTTGGCCAAAGCCAGATTAGAAGGTAGGATTcataaattctgttttttaaattgttgataaATTGTCCATTCCCCCAGTTTTTCTATTAGATGTTTTCTTGTCAGATCAGAAACTgggttatttttctaataatccTCCCACTGAGTCTGAGTCAGTGTGCATGGACAGTTTGGCATTGGAAACCGAGATTCCTTAGTTCTAGTTTCTGCAGAGTTCTTTTGTCTCTTTCATGAGGTGTATAGATCTGATAACTCAGACCTGTTCTCCCTGCTCATCTGTCCAATATGTTTGTAAAGTGTTAAGATATTTCCTATACTCCCAAcctctatttttttctgccaGTGCAAAAGGTAGATGTGTAGGAAGGTCAAGACTCCTTagttgttgaggattttttttcattttatgattcTAAGTATATCATATGCAGAACATGTAGTTACAAATTGGGAATGTGGA
It encodes the following:
- the ZNF572 gene encoding zinc finger protein 572, whose product is MEKEQKLLVSDSNGFMERESLKSPFTGNERKDNLETIQHSNSKGDQLKERVAKWSKRDDPQNCKQDNTKEIPLMWSQRDEIWCDDSYENNDNPQNQGNSTGKVEEKPNHWGWDPEHCIASVQQNSSFRDKPYKCSECWKSFNNSSHLRTHQRTHSGEKPYKCSECGKCFSNSSHLIQHLRTHTGEKPYRCGECGKSFSNTSHLIIHERTHTGEKPYKCPECGKSFSSSSHLIQHHRSHTGEKPYECPVCGKCFSHSYVLIEHQRIHTGEKPYKCPNCGKSFSQSSSLIRHQRTHTGEKPYKCLECGKSFGCNSTLIKHERIHTGEKPYQCTECGKKFSRSSSLITHRKTHIGEKPYESSEFEESLSQNGNMIGECRIQPGEKPYKCCECGKSFGLSSHLIRHQRTHTGEKPYRCSECWKTFSQSSTLVIHQRTHTGEKPYKCPDCGECFSQSFNLIRHRRTHLGEKPYKCTDCEKCFSRSAYLNQHRKIHIEKPSESPEVEDFPHKWTWKNCLGGMALISSFSVPNFSSS